CCGCAGCCTCAGCCCTGGAAGTGCGACACCCTCAACGTGGCGCCCGGCGAGCGCTGGGACGTGATCGTAAACTGCAACAACCCCGGCACCTGGGCGTTCCACTGCCACATCCTGCCGCACGCGGAGAGCCCGCACGGGATGTTCGGGATGGTGACGGCGCTGGTGGTGACATGAGTGCGTGAGTGCGTGAGTGCGTGAGTGCGTGAGTGCGGATGGGGAATGGGGAATGGGGAATGGGGCCACGGTGGAGTGGACAACAGCCCGACTCGCGGCCCCACCCCATTTTGTCATCCTGAGCAAAGCGCCTCACCGCCCTCGCCCGTGCTCCAGACTGTGGCGCGCAGCGAAGGATCTACTGCGCGCGACGAGGGGCTCGCGGTCGGGGGCCGTCCTCCTGCCGCGCCGGCTAGATCCTTCGGTCGCCGCAGAAGGACCCGAGGGCGCTGCACTGCCCTGCGGGGCGGCTCCCTCAGGATGACAACACGCACTAACGCACTAACGCACTAACGCACTAACGCACTAACGCACTAACGCACTAACGCACTTTCCTCTCACCAATCCCGCGTAAACTTCTGCACCGTCCCCGCCGCCGGAATGCGCGCGCCATCCACCGCGACCCACCAGCGGGCGTCGCCGTCGTACGGGGTGGACTCCACGAGGAAGGCGGCCTCGAACTCCTCGCCCTTGAGGAAGTCGGCGCGGACGCGCGGGGCGGCGGGATCGGCGAACTGGAGCGCGGGGACGCCGGCGCGTGCGATGGCCACGCGGCGGCGGCAGGCCACGAACTCGCGCCCGTTCACCACGTGGTCCGCTCCGTCCACGGGCGGCGGCGCGACGACCGCGGCGAAGGCGGCGGGCGGCCGGGGCTCCGCGGTCCCGTAGTGCGCCGCGAGGGCGCGCGCCATCGCGACGGCGCACTTGGCCGGCGTGCCGGCGGCGGTCAGCAGCGCCTTGTCCGCGCCCAGGTTGCCGTGCTCCAGGACGATGCGCTCCATCCGGTCCCACAGCGCCGCGGTGTTGCGGAACATCGCCAGGCGCGAAGGCGTGGAGTCCGTCGCCACCCCGGTCTGCTTCTCGGACATCAGCCCCAGCTCGCGCGAGAAGCGCATGGGGATCCCCGTCTCCTCGCTGATCTCCTCCACGATCAGCCGCCCCAGCTTGCGCGTCTTCTTGTTGTTCGCCCACGTGTCCGGCGAGTTGGCGGGCGTATCGCCCAGCCCGGCGCCGTCCGGCACGATGGCGAAGATCCCCTTCCCCGCGCTCGGCGCCTCCATGTGCACGTCGATCATCACCACGGAGTCGCCGTCGGGGAGCGACTCCGCGACCGACGCCACCTTCTTCGCCACGTCCCCCAGACCCCCCGCGAACCAGTCCGGCTTCCCCTTCGTCGGCTTCAACCGCTGCACGTAATGCACGGTGAATCCCTTCTCCGGCAGGATGCGCGCGTACGCGTCGGCATACGCGAGCGTGAGGGCCGCCTCGCCCGCCGAGCCGCCGTTGGTCGTGTTCCGATGCCCCGCGCTGAGAATGACGTGCGTCTTCGCCATGAATCGCCTCCGATGAATGGGATGCAGGAGTCGCGGACCGTGCGCATTCTTACGGATAATGAGTACGGGGTGCATCCGGAAGGGGAACGTTTTGAGCCTGCAGCTGCGTTCGTCAGAACAGCCGCTCGTTCCAGGGCACGGCAAAGGGCTCGGAGACCCTGATCCGAGCGGCCTCCGGATGCTCCGGGTTGATCATCAAGTATAGTCCCACGGGGTGTGACGATACGGCGGGCACCAGCAGTCCAGCGGAGCGCCGCTGGTCGTACCAGGCGTCCCCGAACGCGGCCGCGGCGGGCGACTGCCGGGCGTCCCAGCCGGGGAGGCGGGCCGGGGCCAAACGCTCCAGGAGCTCATCCGGAACGTCGATGCGGACGGCGTGGTGCGGACCGGGAAGGGTGCGCGGCTTCAGCGTGTGCGCCAGGATCTCCAGAATCGCCCCGGCGAACGAGTCCGCGCCGTAGATGACGCGGCGCCCCCGCGAGTTCCAGCGCCCGCCCCAGTCGTGCGCCCCCGTTCCATCGAAGGGCGGATGCCGCGTCTTGGTGATCCGCCAGGCGATCATACGGGAAGCGCGTACTCGATCCTCATCAGCAGCTCCTCCACCTCCCGCGCGCCGAGATCGGTGCGGGCGAGGTCGATCGGCCGCTCGTCGCCGAGCTGCGGCTGGGTGCTTGTGAGGAACTCGCGCGCGAGCCCCGGATCTTCCCACACGTGCTCGGCGAGCGTGGCGAGGCGGGCGAGCCGCTCCGTGCGCTCGCTTTCCTCTGGGCTCAGCCGGGTACGGCGCCGGAGCGTGGTCTTGGGCACGATGCGGTACTTGAGGGTGGACGCCTCGACGTCGTTCACACTTAGATACCCCGCAACCGCGTCCAGCGATTCCACGGGGAGCCCCTCCTCGACCGCGCGGCGCAGCTCCGTGAGCGTCCCCACGCGCCGCCCGAGCGTGCGTGCCCCGCCCAGCATCTCCGCGACCTCCATCGCGCTCACGGTCATGGCTCCTCCTTGGGTTGATCCAACTGGACCGAATATCGTGTCCACCTGGTCCTACAACAAGAAGCATTCGCCCGCGGCCGGATTCTTCCATCCCGGGCGACACGATGCTTCCGCCCACAATCCTTTGAACCGCCGAGCCCCGATGAACCGCCTCCATCGCATCGCCCTGACCTCGCTCGCGCTGGTGGGCGCGTGCGGGTCGCTGCCCCCGCGTTCGGACGTCCCGCAGCCGAGCGGCGATCATAGCTGCTACCGCTCCACGACGCCGCTCCTGTCGCGATCCGCCACGCGGCTCTCCGGCCAGTGGCTGGTGCTCAGCGACCGGGGAGGCGAGGCGGTGGGGGCGCACTGGTACGACGGGCGCATCGTGGAGGAGAGCGGCGCCTGGCGGCCGCTTCGCTGGCAGTCCGTCCGCGGCGGCTCCTCCCTCCGCGTGCGCTGGAACGAGGGCGCCACCGAGGGCACCATGGAGCTGAACGACCGTGGTTCGGAGCTCGCCGGCACCGCCCAAGCCGGAACGCAGAACTGGCACGTCCGCGCCACCCGCGTCGACTGCGCCACCCTCCCCCCCGCCCGCTGACGCAACGAAACACGCCCCTGCCGCGAACCTCGCGGCAGGGGCGCAAAACCAGCCCCCTCTCTCGATAACAGAGGGCGCAGCCCTCTCCTGTTATCGGGAGAGGGGGCAGTCGAGTGTAACGAGACGGGGGTGAGGGCCCCGCCTACATCCGCTCCGGCGCCTCGATCCCCAGAATCCCCAGCGCCAGCACGAGCTGATCGCTCACCAGCCGCGTGAGGGTGAGCATGGAGGCGCGCCGGGCCGCATCCTCCTCGGAGAGGATGTGGTGCGCGTGGTAGAAGGCGTTGAAGCTCTGCGCCAGCTCGAAGGCGTGCTCGCACAGGGCGTTGGGCGCGCGCCGCTCGTAGGTGGCCATCACCGCCCGCCCGAAGTCCAGCAGGCGCAGGCACACGTCGCGCTCCTCGTCGCTGCGCGGCGCCACCAGCTCGCCCGCCTCGAAGCCGGCGGCCGCCGCCCTGGCCTGGATGGAACGCGAGCGGACGATGGAGTAGCAGAGGTACGGCCCCGTCTTCCCCTCGAACGAGGAGAACTGCGCCACGTCGAAGATGTAGTCCGACGTGCGGTGGTTGCGCAGGTCCGCGAACTTGATGGCCGCCAGCCCGATCCGCTTCGCGATCGTCTCCCGCTCCTCGTCGGTGATGTCGGCGGAGAGCGCGATCTCGCCCAGGCGGCTGCGCGCTTCGGCGATGGTGAGCTCCAGCAAGTCGCGCAGGCTCATCACCTCGCCCGCGCGCGTCTTGAAGGGCTTGCCGTCCGGCCCGTTCATCGTGCCGAAGCCCAGGTGCTCCAGCACGGGGCGGCCCTCCTTCACCATCCCCCCCGCCTCGGCCGCGCGGAATACCTGCACGAAGTGGAGCCGCTGCCGCTGGTCCACCACGTACCAGATGACGTCGGGGTCGCGAAGCTCCACGCGGTGCTCGATGGTGGCGATGTCGGTGGCGCCGTAGGTCACGCTCCCGTCGCCCTTGACCAGCAGGAGGGGCGGCACCGGCTCCGAGTCGTCCTCGCGCTCCACCTGAACCACCAGCGCGCCCTCGGAGCGCTGCGCCACGCCGCTCGCGGTGAGGCGCTCCAGCATCCCGTCCAGCCGGTCGCGGACGTCGCTCTCGCCTTCCCACAGGTCGAAGGTGACGCCCATCAGGTCCAGGTCGGCGCGCACCGAGGCGACGGACACGTCCACCATCCGGCGCCAGAGCGCGCGCAGGCCGGGGTCGCCGGTCTGGAGCGCGGTGGTGGCCTGCTTGGCCTCCTCCAGCGCTGCGGGGTCGGCCTTGGCTCGCGACGCGGCCTCCGGGTACAGCTTGTTGAGGACGTCCACCGTGATCCCGTCCTCCACCGAGCCTGTGGGGCCGCCGGGGGCGAAGTACGGCAGCTCCGGCCAGCGGCGGCGGATCTCCGCCACGAGCATCCCCATGGGGAGCCCCCAATCGCCCAGGTGCACGTCGCTGGTGACGTCGTGGCCCAGGAAGCGGGCGCAGCGCTGCAGCGAATCGCCGATGATGGAGGAGCGCAGGTGCCCCACGTGCATCCGCTTGGCGACGTTGGGCCCGCCGAAGTCCATCATCA
This region of Longimicrobium sp. genomic DNA includes:
- a CDS encoding RES domain-containing protein, with the protein product MIAWRITKTRHPPFDGTGAHDWGGRWNSRGRRVIYGADSFAGAILEILAHTLKPRTLPGPHHAVRIDVPDELLERLAPARLPGWDARQSPAAAAFGDAWYDQRRSAGLLVPAVSSHPVGLYLMINPEHPEAARIRVSEPFAVPWNERLF
- a CDS encoding antitoxin Xre/MbcA/ParS toxin-binding domain-containing protein; the protein is MTVSAMEVAEMLGGARTLGRRVGTLTELRRAVEEGLPVESLDAVAGYLSVNDVEASTLKYRIVPKTTLRRRTRLSPEESERTERLARLATLAEHVWEDPGLAREFLTSTQPQLGDERPIDLARTDLGAREVEELLMRIEYALPV
- the argS gene encoding arginine--tRNA ligase encodes the protein MIWDFLNEKLAEAFAAAGYGEVPAIAEKSRRPEAGQFQCNTAMSLAKAARQAPVAIANAVAAKLEFPFDRVTVAGPGFINFSLSDDYVARQAGALLDDPRHGAPRVQPIKLMMDFGGPNVAKRMHVGHLRSSIIGDSLQRCARFLGHDVTSDVHLGDWGLPMGMLVAEIRRRWPELPYFAPGGPTGSVEDGITVDVLNKLYPEAASRAKADPAALEEAKQATTALQTGDPGLRALWRRMVDVSVASVRADLDLMGVTFDLWEGESDVRDRLDGMLERLTASGVAQRSEGALVVQVEREDDSEPVPPLLLVKGDGSVTYGATDIATIEHRVELRDPDVIWYVVDQRQRLHFVQVFRAAEAGGMVKEGRPVLEHLGFGTMNGPDGKPFKTRAGEVMSLRDLLELTIAEARSRLGEIALSADITDEERETIAKRIGLAAIKFADLRNHRTSDYIFDVAQFSSFEGKTGPYLCYSIVRSRSIQARAAAAGFEAGELVAPRSDEERDVCLRLLDFGRAVMATYERRAPNALCEHAFELAQSFNAFYHAHHILSEEDAARRASMLTLTRLVSDQLVLALGILGIEAPERM